The Paenibacillus amylolyticus genome contains the following window.
CGGGTGGAGCAAACAGCGAGAATTTTGGAAGCTTGGACAATCTGGCCCTTTCTTTTGGCGTATTACTTTTCATTCTAATTCTGAATCGATATGCTCGCGGTTTGGTTAAATCCCTGGCTGTTCTCCTTGGTATTATTGTGGGGACCCTCATCGCAGCCTTCATGGGAAAAGTGAATTTTGCTTCTGTACAGGAAGCCTCCTGGTTCCATCTGCCCCAACCCTTTTACTTCGGATGGCCTACCTTCGAAATCGGTCCCATTATTACAATGATAATTGTAGGTACGGTCGTAATCATTGAATCGACAGGTGTATTTATGGCTTTGAGCAAAATCTGTGATCAACCCATTAACGAGAAAGATCTGGCGCGTGGATATCGCGCAGAAGGTCTCGCATTTGTCCTGGGCGGCATATTTAATGCTTTTCCATACAATACCTTTGCACAGAATGTCGGTTTGGTTCAGCTCTCGAAGGTGAAAACGACCAATGTTGTTGTTGCAGCCGGCGGTATTCTGGTCTTTCTGGGACTCATTCCAAAGGTAGCTGCTTTTGCAACCATTATTCCAAGCGCTGTCCTTGGGGGAGCGACGGTTGTCCTGTTCGGAATGGTCGTTTCATCCGGGATCAAAATGCTGCAAAACGTCGACTTTGGCAAACAATCCAATCTTTTAATCGTGGCTTGCTCCGTTTCTCTTGGACTTGGCGTTACTGCCGTACCCGATCTGTTTGCCCAGCTTCCTCAAAGTATTCGCATCATTGTGAGTGACGGTATTATTACAGGAAGCCTGTCAGCGATCCTGCTCAATGTGTTCTTTAACCTTGGTTTCAAAAAAGAAAGCTTGCCTGTACAACCTGTACAGGTTCAGGAAGCACATACGTAATTCTTGTAATCACATACATGTCATCACGAAGAAGGAATAGATCCAAGCCGGTTTTTCTGGGAAGTGGAATGCAAGGGAATGACTCCACTTGGCAGAGGAACCACTTGGATTTTTTTTGTGCCAAACCTACGATGTTTTCGTTTTCATATCAAAGTTACTGTTCATGAGGAATGCAAAAGGAATGCAAATATGCTAAAGTTTCATCAAGAACAATTTATATGTTCGTCTAAGTCAACAACCTCTACATTGAATTTCCATGCGACTACATAAATGAGCATTGGTTCACAAGGCTAAAATATGACCGAGGATATTCCTTGGCTACTGAAAAGGAGTTGTGAGCATCATGCAACAAGTGACATCGAACAAAGGCTGGAATCTGGACAATAGTTATGCACAGTTACCGCAACCCTTTTTACAAGTCAGGGCGCAGTACCTGTCGAATCACCAAAGTTAATCATATTCAACAGACTGCTTGCATCCAGTCTGGGGCTGAATGTGGAGTCTCTTGACAGCGATGAAGGTGCGCAAATTTTTGCAGGCAACCTGATTCCGGAAGGGGCCGAGCCATTAGCTCAGGCCTACGCAGGCCATCAATTCGGTAATTTTAACATGCTTGGAGATGGACGGGCTTTGCTGCTGGGAGAACAGATTACGCCACAGGGCGAGCGAGTGGATATCCAGCTGAAAGGTTCAGGAAGAACACCGTACTCCCGAGGTGGAGATGGACGCGCTGCTGTTGGACCCATGCTGCGTGAATATATCATTAGTGAAGCGATGTATGCGCTGGGTATTCCAACAACTCGCAGTCTGGCGGTGGTGTCTACAGGCGAAAACATTATTCGCGAAACAGAGCGGCCTGGAGCGATCTTGACCCGTGTAGCTTCCAGTCACATCCGGGTGGCCACCTTTCAGTATGCAGCAAGATGGGGGTCTATTGAAGATCTTCGGGCGTTGGCGGATTACACGTTGCATCGACATTTTCCCGAGGTTGCTCAAGCCGAGAATCGTTATCTTTTGCTCCTTCAGGAAGTGATTAAGCGGCAAGCGGCTCTCATTGCCCAATGGCAGCGTGTTGGTTTCATTCATGGCGTCATGAACACGGATAACATGGCCATTAGTGGTGAGACCATTGATTATGGTCCATGCGCTTTTATGGATGCTTACAATCCTTCGACCGTATTTAGCTCCATTGACAGACAAGGTCGTTATGCTTATGGCAATCAACCTTATATAGCAGGATGGAATTTGGCTCGATTTGCCGAGACACTTCTGCCGTTGTTGAATGAAGATGAAGAGCAGGCGGTGCAACTTGCGCAGGATGCTATCGCCCAATTCTCTGAATTGTACCATCATCACTGGCTCCAGGGGATGCGTGCCAAACTGGGCTTGTTGGATGAAGAGGCCGAAGATGAAGCGCTGATCAAGGATCTCCTTGAACTCATGGAGAAGCATAGTGCAGATTACACCAATACGTTCCTGGCGTTGACCTTTGACACATTGGAAGGAACAGCCTGGTTTGGCACGTCCGAATTTGCTGAATGGCATGAACGCTGGCAAGCCAGATTGGACAGACGGCAAGGGGAGAAGGAAGTCTCTGAGCAGTTGATGCGAACAAACAATCCAGCTGTCATTCCTCGTAATCACCGGGTTGAAGAAGCGCTTGAGCAAGCAGAGAATCATGGAGATCTTAGCGTGATGCAGAAGCTTTTGGCGGTTCTTTCAGATCCATTTGCGCATTCACCGGAACAGGCTGAATATGCCGAACTGCCTGCACAATGCAATACTTCGTATCAGACTTTTTGTGGGACTTGATTGAACAGGATAGAAGAAGAGGCTGCCTTGGGCAGCTTTTTCATTTTATAGATATCATCGACGTTACTTTGATAGGCAGGTGTATTCAATGTCCAACATTTTAAGCAAACAACACTTAGCTGAGGTCCTGTTACAGTTGTTAGAACGAACATCTTTCCCCAGGGAACAGATGGAGAACTATGTTAACCGCTTGTTCGAGACCTTAAAACGGGATGGTGTCCCCTATGTAGAGAGTGGAAAAGATACATACACTGTTCGAATATACGAACGAGGTCTCGTCTCGTTGGAGAAACGGATGAAACAGTCAGACGAAGTCATCTACTGGTTGCTCGAGGATATTATTTTCACAGCGATGCATGTAGAATTGATGGAAAGGCATGGCGTGGATAATATACAGACCCATCTGAATTATTCAAATGGAGTGATGGATGAACTGAACAGCGGCATGCAGGAAGCCTTCCAGCAGATCGGTGATCCGCATTTACATTGGCATCAGACGGGTAAACGTCAGGAGCTAGAGGGCATGAAATAGAGAAAAGTGAGGTGTTATCACGTGAGTGTAAGTGAGCAAGATATCCATGATGTATGGTATGACTATGCCGTATTGTTTGTTGGAAAAAAGAATGAATCTGGACAAGGATGGGCCGCCTTAACCTCCAATGAACAGGAAATTGCTGCTCTGTGGCTATTGGAGGCGGATGTTTTTAATGGTGGCTTTATACAGTTTTTCTGCAACTGGGGGAAGAGGCATACCGTTATGCATTGCAAGCACTAGAGACCATTGATGCGAAGCAAGTGTCAGGCATTATATCGTCAGCATACGACTGCATTAAGCACTTGGAAGAGGATGAAAGGCTTACTGAACTGTGGGATATTCCCAAGTTTCTCACCATGGAGCAGGAGCAGCAATTAGATGCACTGGATCAGCAATTTTGGAATAATGAGGATCAGATTGCGGAGAAAGCCTATGATTATTATCATGGAAAATTGAACATGATGACTATATAAACTGATTGCAACAAGCGTCAGTGTTCTATTCCAAGATTGCATACTTGGTCTTGCAATGACTCAAACGTTCGGCTATACTTGCTATAAATTGAATACATGAATCACGTTGATAGAGCGCAGTAGCGGCTTTGTCCCTGTTACAGAAAGTCAGGGGTTGATGGAACCTGATACATACAAGGGCTGCGAATTACACTCTGGAGTACTTGGGTAATGCCAAGCGGATGGGCAAACGATATATTGCCAAAAGTGGTATGGATAGCGTGTTAAGATTATATGTTGTCCATGCAATTTGGGTGGTACCACGGTTATGATAATCGTCCCTGTGTCTAATGAAGACAAGGAGGCGATTTTTTTGTGTCCAAAAATGCCGATCCAGCGTGTTATTTCGTAATTTAACGTGAATCATGACTGAATCTTGAGGGTAGAAAAGGGGTTAATACGAGTGAATATTATTGATGAACTACAGTGGCGTGACGCCATTAACCAGCAGACGGATGCCGAGGGACTGCGTGAACTGACTGAGAGCAAATCAATCTCATTATACTGTGGTGTTGACCCTACAGGGGATAGTATGCACATCGGACATCTGATTCCGTTCATGATGCTGAAACGGTTTCAATTGGCAGGACACCGTCCGGTCATTCTGATTGGTGGAGCTACAGGTACGATTGGTGATCCAAGTGGTCGTCAGGCAGAGCGTTCTCTGCAAACGTTGGAGCAAGTGCAGGAGAACGTGGATGCACTGACAGCACAGATGAAGAAGCTGTTCGTAACAGACGGTGATAATCAGGTTCGCATGGTGAACAACTATGATTGGACACACAAAATCAATGTCATTGAATTCTTGCGTGACTACGGCAAAAACTTTAACCTCAACACGATGCTGGCCAAGGATGTCGTTGCGAGCAGACTGGAAGGCGGAATCTCGTTCACCGAGTTTCCTACCAGATCCTTCAGTCACTCGACTACCTGCACCTGTTCCAGAACGAAGATGTACAACTTCAAATTGGCGGTTCCGACCAATGGGGCAATATCACGAGCGGTCTTGATCTGATTCGCAAAAAAGAAGGATCTGAAGCGAAGGCATATGGTCTGACCATTCCACTCATGCTCAAATCCGACGGTACGAAATTTGGTAAAACAGCTGGCGGCGCAATCTGGCTTGATCCTAACAAAACGACACCATTTGAATTCTACCAGTTCTGGGCGAATACAGATGACCGTGATGTGATTAAATACTTGAAATACTTTACCTTCCTGAGCAAAGAAGAAATTGAAGCTCTGGCTGAAAAGGTAGAGACAGAGCCACACAGACGTGAAGCACAGAAAGCACTCGCGGAAGAAATGACAAAATTCGTTCACGGCGAAGACATGCTTGAACAGGCTAAACGGATTACAGCGGCGTTGTTCAGTGGTGATATCCGTTCCCTGACAGCCGATGAAATCGAGCAGGGCTTCAAGGAAATGCCGACATATGAAACGGACGGCGAAGCCAAAAATATCGTGGACTGGCTCGTGGATCTGGGTCTGGAGCCATCCAAGCGCCAGGCGCGTGAGGATGTTACCAAAGGCGCGATTTCCATGAATGGTGAGAAAATCACGGAGCTTGAATTCACGGTGTCGGCAGAGCATGCCATTGGCGGTAAATTCATCATCATCCGTAAAGGTAAAAAGAACTACAGTCTGGTTAAACTTCAATCCTAGTACAGTACAAACTCCAGAAACAAAAAGACCGTCTTCCATCTCTGTCAGGCGACAGAGCGGAGACGGTCTTTGGTATAACAGGTCATGGCTTGACCTAATATTATTGATTGACAATCGCTGTAATCTCTTCATCCAGATCAAGTCGTACGTTCTCACGGTACGCCCGAATGTTGTATTCACTGTGCAGGTAACGAAGAATCGCTTCAATCATATTGGACTCCACCAGATATTGACTGCGGCCTTGAATCCATACTTCAGCGGAATAACCGGTATCTTCTTCCCAGCTCAGTTCTACATTCACATCAGTTGGACGTACACCCTTACGTTCTGCCATATGAATACAGATTGCATTCACAATTTCATCCATGCTCAGAACCATAGAGATTAGTACCGTCCGTTTCTGTTGCGGTCATCATCACGATCATTGCGGCGGTCATAACGGCCATCCGCAGCAGGTTTACGACGATTGGAGATGGCTCTGAAGAGTGCCATAGCCAACATAACAATCAACATGATTGCTGCAACGTTCACGAGTAATCCAAGGATGTTACCCAGGGCGCCCATGCCACCGAACAATCCGCCGAACATCATACCAGCCAGACCACCAAGCATCATGCCTTTCATGAATCCTCCGCCACCGCCGAAGAATCCACCACCACGAGTTGCAGCTGCACCAGTACCGGAGTTATTACCGGAATTGGATTGATTCACGTTGCTGTTGGAGTCGGATTTCTTAGGTGTGTTGGTATAACTTTTTGTACCGGATTTGAATCCGCCACCACGTCTTGCATCCGCAGAATCCGGATTCGTTACTCCCACTGTGGCGAACAATAATGTAAAGGCCATAAATACCATCATTAGATGTTTAACTCCAAATTTTTTCTTCATTGTAAAGATCGTAACCCCCGATTAATTTGTTTGAATCACCCGAAAATGGGCCTTACTCATGTAATACGGTCGTCTTGCAGGAACGTTTCAAATTTTATTAAATTTCTGAAACGCTTGGACTTGGGTCTTGAATTGCAGCTTGGCCATCAAGCAATTGGGTAACCCAATGACACCATTCCAGGCCTGTCTGCGCATGCATTAACCCTTTTTGTACCAGGATGTAGCTTCCAAAGTCTCGGTTGCCTACACGAAGATTATCCAGAGGTATACGTGACTTCAGATCCTCGAAGTAACGTATGCGTTCCATAAACCAGCTTTTACGCTCGTTCAGAATGCGTCTCATGCTTCCGTCTTCCGCAATGCCAACACACAGGATACGCAAATTAAACTCATCGCGTGTAACTGGTGCGGTAACAGGAGTAATCATCCATTCCAAGAGCTTTTCAATGCCTTTTTCCGTAACTGCGTACATTTTCTTGTCCGGTTTGTCAGACTGTTGTACCCAGCGGGAGGCCAATAACTCATCGTTTTCCATCTTGGACAGGAGTGGGTAGATCTGGCTGTGCTTCGCCTGCCAATGAGGCTGAATCTTCAGCATCAGATCATAGCCCGATGACTCCTCGCGGGTAAGCAGCCCGAGCAATCCGTAGGAAAGTATGTTCATGCACATGTCTCCTTAATATTAGGGCTGGGTCAGAGAAAATAAACCTTTTTGCTTTCTTTGACCGCTTTCATAAAAGTGTACACTGAAACTGTATGGTTTGACAACCTGACAGAACAACTGCCTCAATTTAGACAAAAAAGTGCGAACCATAAGGTCCGCACTCCAAACCATTTAGAGAGATGCCTGTTATCAATACCCTTCAGCGACAAGATCAAGCTCACCTGTGGCCGAATCGATAACCATGCCGTGAACGGGTACATTGGGAGGAAGTAATGGATGCTTCTTGATCACTTCCACAGTTCCTTTACCCCTTCTTCAACACTGTCAAACCCGCGCAGCCACTTTTGCAGACGAATGCCGGAATTTTCAAGCGTAGACATGACCTCTTCGGAAATTCCGCGTTCTGTCATGTGACCAATCATCGTTTCAGCATGCAGGGAAGCCATACCACATTCTGTATGACCTACCACCAACACCTCATCAGCGCCCAATTCATAGATAGCAACCAATACAGAACGCATAACACTACCAAAAGGTTGGGAGATAATTGCTCCTGCGTTTTTGATGATTTTTACATCGCCATTTTTCAGGTTCATCGCTTTCGGCAGCATCTCTACAAGACGGGTATCCA
Protein-coding sequences here:
- a CDS encoding nucleobase:cation symporter-2 family protein, whose product is MKETKKMRVFSLGIQHVLAMYAGAILVPLLVGRALNLTAEQLAYLVSIDLLTCGIATWLQARKGKYLGIGLPAVLGSSFVAVTPMIAIGSQYGIPAIYGSIIAAGLFIVIFAVFFSKIVKLFPPVVIGTVVTIIGLALIPTGIKNMAGGANSENFGSLDNLALSFGVLLFILILNRYARGLVKSLAVLLGIIVGTLIAAFMGKVNFASVQEASWFHLPQPFYFGWPTFEIGPIITMIIVGTVVIIESTGVFMALSKICDQPINEKDLARGYRAEGLAFVLGGIFNAFPYNTFAQNVGLVQLSKVKTTNVVVAAGGILVFLGLIPKVAAFATIIPSAVLGGATVVLFGMVVSSGIKMLQNVDFGKQSNLLIVACSVSLGLGVTAVPDLFAQLPQSIRIIVSDGIITGSLSAILLNVFFNLGFKKESLPVQPVQVQEAHT
- a CDS encoding Imm63 family immunity protein encodes the protein MSNILSKQHLAEVLLQLLERTSFPREQMENYVNRLFETLKRDGVPYVESGKDTYTVRIYERGLVSLEKRMKQSDEVIYWLLEDIIFTAMHVELMERHGVDNIQTHLNYSNGVMDELNSGMQEAFQQIGDPHLHWHQTGKRQELEGMK
- a CDS encoding DUF4375 domain-containing protein, whose product is MSVSEQDIHDVWYDYAVLFVGKKNESGQGWAALTSNEQEIAALWLLEADVFNGGFIQFFCNWGKRHTVMHCKH
- a CDS encoding DUF4375 domain-containing protein; its protein translation is MQALETIDAKQVSGIISSAYDCIKHLEEDERLTELWDIPKFLTMEQEQQLDALDQQFWNNEDQIAEKAYDYYHGKLNMMTI
- a CDS encoding YxcD family protein, producing MVLSMDEIVNAICIHMAERKGVRPTDVNVELSWEEDTGYSAEVWIQGRSQYLVESNMIEAILRYLHSEYNIRAYRENVRLDLDEEITAIVNQ
- a CDS encoding PadR family transcriptional regulator, encoding MNILSYGLLGLLTREESSGYDLMLKIQPHWQAKHSQIYPLLSKMENDELLASRWVQQSDKPDKKMYAVTEKGIEKLLEWMITPVTAPVTRDEFNLRILCVGIAEDGSMRRILNERKSWFMERIRYFEDLKSRIPLDNLRVGNRDFGSYILVQKGLMHAQTGLEWCHWVTQLLDGQAAIQDPSPSVSEI